The genomic segment CGCAGTGCTTCGTCGGTCAGAGCGGGGCGCATCCAGTCGTCGCCCGCCGTCGCCGAATAGCCTTCGTTGAAGACCAGGTAAATCACTTCGAGCACCGAAGCAAGCCGCGCCGCGCGCTCCGGCGCGCGCGGCACCTCGAACGGCACCTTCGCCGCCGACAGCGTGCGCTTCGCGCGCACGATTCGCTGCGCGATCGTCGGCTCGGGCGCGAGAAACGCGCGCGCGATCTCGCCCGTCGTCAGCCCGCCGAGCAGCCGCAGCGTCAGCGCGACGCGCGCATCGGTCGACAGCACCGGATGGCACGCGGTGAACACGAGCCGCAGCAGATCGTCGCCGATGTCGTCGTCGCGCGCCGCCTCGAACACGTCGGCGACGTCCGGCGCGACGTGCGCGCCGATCGCCTCGAGATCGAGGCCGATCTGCTCGCGCTTGCGCGCATGCAGCACGTTCTGCCGCAGATGATCGAGCGCGCGGCGCTTCGCGGCCGTCATCAGCCACGCGCCCGGATTGTCCGGCACGCCGCCGTCCGGCCAGTGCTCGAGCGCGGCGACGAGCGCGTCCTGCGCGAGCTCTTCGGCAACGCCGACGTCGCGCACGAGCCGCGCGACATGCGCGATGATTCTCGCGGCCTCGATCCGCCAGACGGCGTCGATCGCTCGGTGAACGGCGGCGTCCGTCATGCGCGCCCTTCGGCGAGCGCCTTCAGGTTCGCGAGCCCCGCGGAGAAGTCCGTGCCGACCATCTTGTCGATGCTGAAGAACACCTGCATCAGCTTCGACAGAAACGGCGACGGCCCGTGCATCGCCCACGTGACGACCGTCGCGTCGCCGTCCGGGCGCAGCGTGAATTCGGCGACGTTGTGCGCGTCGAACGGCTTCACGAAATCGAGCCGCATCGTCAGGTGCGACGGCTCGGTGAGCTCGGTGATCTCGAAGCGACCGACGCCGACCTTCTCGCTCGTCCACGCATAGCTCGCGCCGACGCCCGACGTCACCGCGCCGTACTCGCCGTGCAGCGTCGGATCCTTGCGCTCGTAGGGATTCCACGCGTTGAAGCGGCGCAGGTCCGCCAGATAAGGAAAGATGCGCGCGGCGCTCGCATCGATCCGCGCGCTGCGCTCGACGCGAAACGTACCCGGGCGCGATGCCGCATACAGCATCAGCAGCAGCGCCAGCGCGAACACCACTGCGCCTGCGATCACCACGATCTGGACCATTGCCGTCTCCTGTCGCTCCCGCCGCTATCGTCAGCCGAGCTTGCTCTCGAGCTCGCGGAACCGGTCAACCGCGTCGCCCGGCTCGAAATCGTCGAGCTCGAACAGTTGCCGCACTTCGATCTCGCCGTCCTCGCGCTCGCCGAACGGCGCGGGAAAGCGGCGGGCCCACTCGAGCGCCTCGTCGCGCGAGCGCACCTGGATCAGCGTGTAGCCGGCGATCAACTCCTTCGTTTCGGCGAACGGGCCGTCGATGACGGCGCGCTTGCCGCCCGAGTAGCGCACGCGCCAGCCTTTCGACGACGGTTGCAGGCCGGCCGCGTCGAGCAGCACGCCCGCCTTCGCCAGTTCTTCGTGATAGGTCGCCATCGCGACGATCAGTGACGCATCGGGCATCGCGCCTGACTCGCTCGTCGCATTGGCCTTCACCATGATCATGAAACGCATCGCTCTCTCCTTTCGAAGATGACAGGACGCGCGATCCGGCGTCCTGTCCCTACGACGGGCGACGCGATCCCCGCTCGACACGGGGCGCGCGGAATCAGGGGAAACCCCTACCCTCGCCGGGCATGCGATGTCCGGCTGCCGCCGCTCGCGTCGATTCGCGAGCGCTTACCGGAAGCACGGCCCGATCTCGCGAACCTCCACCGAGCACCATTCGGCGGCGGGGCAACCCTTCGCAATCGCGAGCGCCTCGCCTTGCGTCTCGACATCGAGCAGGAAGAAGCCGCCG from the Burkholderia humptydooensis genome contains:
- a CDS encoding RNA polymerase sigma factor — protein: MTDAAVHRAIDAVWRIEAARIIAHVARLVRDVGVAEELAQDALVAALEHWPDGGVPDNPGAWLMTAAKRRALDHLRQNVLHARKREQIGLDLEAIGAHVAPDVADVFEAARDDDIGDDLLRLVFTACHPVLSTDARVALTLRLLGGLTTGEIARAFLAPEPTIAQRIVRAKRTLSAAKVPFEVPRAPERAARLASVLEVIYLVFNEGYSATAGDDWMRPALTDEALRLGRVLAELAPDESEVHGLVALMEIQASRMHARVDAQGRPVLLLDQDRGRWDPLLIRRGLAALARSEALGGASGPYALQAALAACHARARSADDTDWAQIVALYDALAQVAPSPVVELNRAVAVGMAFGPAAGLEIADALAADPALARYHWLPSVRGDLLAKLGRRDEAQAEFRRAADMTLNAREREMLLARATER
- a CDS encoding SRPBCC family protein; its protein translation is MVQIVVIAGAVVFALALLLMLYAASRPGTFRVERSARIDASAARIFPYLADLRRFNAWNPYERKDPTLHGEYGAVTSGVGASYAWTSEKVGVGRFEITELTEPSHLTMRLDFVKPFDAHNVAEFTLRPDGDATVVTWAMHGPSPFLSKLMQVFFSIDKMVGTDFSAGLANLKALAEGRA
- a CDS encoding YciI family protein, with the translated sequence MRFMIMVKANATSESGAMPDASLIVAMATYHEELAKAGVLLDAAGLQPSSKGWRVRYSGGKRAVIDGPFAETKELIAGYTLIQVRSRDEALEWARRFPAPFGEREDGEIEVRQLFELDDFEPGDAVDRFRELESKLG